Proteins encoded together in one Chitinophaga varians window:
- a CDS encoding flavin reductase family protein: MKVVPSEIKTSELQAYLQGAIAPRPICFASTIDAEGKPNLSPFSFFNMFGTNPPTLIFSPSRRVRDNTTKHTLANVYATGEVVINVVTYSMVQQTSLASCEYPEGVDEFVKAGFTPMASEKVKPFRVKESPVQLECVVKQIIETGNQGGAGNLVICEPVLIHINDEIFDAKGKIDPHKIDLVARMGGDYYCRASGDAVFEVPKPNTQLGIGVDALPLPIRNSVILSGNDLGKLGNVHEMPFVDPTFDDHHLKNIIQYYSLTPDEMERELHHYAKQLLEANKVGEAWQVLLSA, encoded by the coding sequence ATGAAGGTAGTTCCGTCAGAAATTAAAACCAGCGAACTGCAGGCTTATTTGCAGGGAGCCATAGCCCCGCGCCCGATTTGTTTTGCCAGTACCATAGATGCTGAAGGCAAACCCAATTTATCGCCCTTCAGTTTTTTTAACATGTTCGGCACCAATCCGCCTACGCTGATATTTTCTCCGTCCCGGCGCGTGCGCGACAACACCACCAAACATACACTGGCCAATGTTTATGCCACCGGCGAAGTGGTGATCAACGTGGTCACCTATAGTATGGTGCAACAAACGTCCCTTGCCAGCTGCGAGTATCCGGAAGGCGTGGATGAATTTGTAAAAGCAGGGTTTACGCCAATGGCATCAGAAAAAGTGAAACCGTTCCGCGTAAAGGAAAGCCCGGTACAACTGGAATGTGTGGTAAAACAAATCATCGAAACCGGCAACCAGGGCGGCGCCGGCAATCTCGTCATTTGCGAGCCTGTACTGATTCATATCAATGATGAAATATTCGACGCCAAAGGCAAAATAGATCCTCACAAGATAGACCTCGTAGCACGCATGGGCGGCGATTATTATTGCCGTGCTTCCGGTGATGCCGTTTTTGAAGTGCCCAAACCAAACACGCAACTGGGCATCGGCGTAGATGCGTTACCGTTACCTATACGCAACAGCGTTATTCTCAGCGGCAATGATCTGGGCAAACTGGGCAATGTACATGAAATGCCTTTTGTAGACCCTACGTTTGATGATCATCACCTGAAAAATATCATTCAGTACTATAGCCTCACACCGGAT
- a CDS encoding fumarylacetoacetate hydrolase family protein, giving the protein MKLVSYLREETDQLAILVDGLLYNTQELHPDLPNNMGMFLMMWEDVIDIARQADASLKAGKHPGTAHGIAVDSVQLLSPVPFPTSCRDGYAFRQHVAAARRNRKVEMIPEFDQYPIFYFTNHNAIQGPGDIHCMPDHFDKLDFELEAAIVICKAGRNITAAEADDYIGGFMIMNDMSARTLQMEEMKLNLGPAKGKDFSTVIGPMLVTPDELEPFLIPAKPGHTGNNYNLKMTCKVNGVQVSEGNMGDMDWTFAEIVERCAYGVNIMPGDVIGSGTVGTGCFLELNGTGKLNDPNYTEQWLQPGDVVEMNIDGLGTLTNTIVKEDTDFSILALKKNV; this is encoded by the coding sequence GCTATCCTTGTTGACGGACTGTTATACAACACCCAGGAGCTGCATCCTGACCTGCCCAACAACATGGGTATGTTCCTGATGATGTGGGAAGATGTGATCGATATTGCCCGGCAGGCCGATGCCAGTCTGAAAGCAGGTAAACATCCGGGTACAGCTCATGGCATAGCTGTAGACAGCGTCCAACTGCTGTCGCCCGTACCGTTCCCTACTTCCTGCCGCGACGGCTATGCTTTCCGTCAACACGTAGCTGCCGCACGCAGAAACCGTAAAGTGGAGATGATCCCTGAATTTGACCAGTATCCCATCTTCTACTTCACCAATCACAATGCCATCCAGGGCCCCGGCGATATTCACTGCATGCCTGACCATTTCGACAAACTGGACTTTGAGCTGGAAGCAGCCATTGTGATCTGTAAAGCCGGCCGCAACATTACCGCAGCAGAAGCGGACGATTACATCGGCGGTTTTATGATCATGAACGATATGAGCGCCCGCACCCTGCAGATGGAAGAAATGAAGCTCAACCTCGGACCTGCCAAGGGTAAGGATTTCAGCACAGTGATCGGTCCTATGCTGGTAACGCCTGATGAACTGGAACCTTTTTTGATTCCTGCCAAACCAGGGCATACCGGCAATAACTATAACCTGAAGATGACCTGTAAAGTCAACGGTGTGCAGGTGAGCGAAGGCAACATGGGCGATATGGACTGGACCTTTGCGGAAATCGTTGAGCGTTGCGCCTATGGCGTCAACATCATGCCCGGCGATGTGATCGGCAGCGGTACGGTAGGCACCGGCTGCTTCCTGGAACTGAACGGCACCGGCAAACTCAACGATCCCAATTATACCGAGCAATGGCTGCAACCCGGCGACGTGGTGGAAATGAACATCGACGGATTGGGCACGCTGACCAATACCATCGTAAAGGAAGACACTGACTTCTCTATACTGGCACTTAAGAAAAACGTATAG